One region of Eupeodes corollae chromosome 1, idEupCoro1.1, whole genome shotgun sequence genomic DNA includes:
- the LOC129954079 gene encoding phosphoribosyl pyrophosphate synthase-associated protein 2 isoform X1 yields the protein MLLSRNKLGSVRPPKRYRGEMEASSASEIVIIHGNSHPDLANMVADRMGLKSGGCSVFHKTNRETMVEIGDSVRGKDIYIIQTGTKDANNNIMELLIMAYACKTSSARSVVGVIPYLPYSKQCKMRKRGCIVTKLLAKMMCKSGLTHIITMDLHQKEIQGFFDIPVDNLRASPFLLQYIQESIPDYRNSVIVARDPGSAKKATSYAERLRLGIAVIHGEQKEAESDEVDGRYSPPPASTYSTTIGNSVEMCFPSTPTRSSSRQRTISVSVGVPGHPPKEKPPINVVGDVNGRIAIMVDDLIDDVQSFVAAAEVLKENGACKIYVLATHGLLSSDAPRLIDESPIDEVVVTNTIPHEIQKLQCHKIKTIDISILIAEAIRRIHNKESMSYLFRNVTLED from the exons attaGGAAGTGTCCGTCCACCAAAACGCTATCGAGGCGAAATGGAGGCATCATCAGCATCAGAAATTGTCATTATCCATGGCAATTCACATCCTGATTTGGCAAATATGGTTGCCGATCGAATGGGATTGAAGAGTGGTGGTTGTTCAGTTTTCCATAAGACAAATCGTGAGACTATGGTTGAAATTGGTGATTCTGTTCGTGGTAAAGATATATACATCATTCAAACTGGAACTAa ggATGCGAATAATAACATCATGGAATTGCTTATTATGGCTTATGCTTGTAAGACTTCATCGGCTCGTTCTGTTGTTGGTGTAATTCCATATTTGCCATATTCAAAGCAATGTAAAATGAGGAAACGTGGTTGTATTGTTACTAAATTGTTGGCCAAG atgatGTGCAAATCTGGTCTCACACACATAATCACAATGGACTTGCATCAAAAGGAAATTCAGGGTTTCTTTGATATTCCCGTGGATAATCTAAGAGCTTCACCATTCTTGTTGCAGTATATTCAAGAAAGT ATTCCCGATTACAGAAATTCGGTTATTGTAGCCCGTGACCCTGGCTCAGCTAAAAAAGCAACTTCCTATGCTGAACGTTTGCGTCTAGGAATCGCTGTCATTCATGGTGAACAAAAAGAAGCTGAAAGTGATGAAGTTGATGGCCGATATTCTCCTCCACCAGCCAG TACATATAGCACTACAATAGGGAATTCAGTTGAAATGTGCTTTCCTTCGACCCCTACTCGTAG TAGTAGCAGACAGAGGACAATCAGCGTTTCAGTTGGAGTACCTGGACATCCACCAAAGGAAAAACCACCAATTAATGTTGTTGGTGATGTTAATGGACGAATTGCTATTATGGTG GATGACCTTATCGATGATGTCCAATCTTTTGTTGCTGCAGCAGAAGTTCTAAAAGAGAATGGAGCATGTAAAATATACGTCCTTGCAACACATGGCTTGCTGAGTTCTGATGCTCCTCGATTGATTGATGAATCGCCCATTGATGAg GTTGTTGTAACAAATACCATACCACATGAGATCCAAAAATTACAATGCCACAAGATCAAAAcaattgacatttcaattttgataGCCGAGGCGATTCGCAGAATTCATAACAAGGAATCGATGTCTTATCTCTTCCGTAATGTAACGCTAGAAGATTAA
- the LOC129954079 gene encoding phosphoribosyl pyrophosphate synthase-associated protein 2 isoform X4 encodes MLLSRNKLGSVRPPKRYRGEMEASSASEIVIIHGNSHPDLANMVADRMGLKSGGCSVFHKTNRETMVEIGDSVRGKDIYIIQTGTKDANNNIMELLIMAYACKTSSARSVVGVIPYLPYSKQCKMRKRGCIVTKLLAKMMCKSGLTHIITMDLHQKEIQGFFDIPVDNLRASPFLLQYIQESIPDYRNSVIVARDPGSAKKATSYAERLRLGIAVIHGEQKEAESDEVDGRYSPPPASSSRQRTISVSVGVPGHPPKEKPPINVVGDVNGRIAIMVDDLIDDVQSFVAAAEVLKENGACKIYVLATHGLLSSDAPRLIDESPIDEVVVTNTIPHEIQKLQCHKIKTIDISILIAEAIRRIHNKESMSYLFRNVTLED; translated from the exons attaGGAAGTGTCCGTCCACCAAAACGCTATCGAGGCGAAATGGAGGCATCATCAGCATCAGAAATTGTCATTATCCATGGCAATTCACATCCTGATTTGGCAAATATGGTTGCCGATCGAATGGGATTGAAGAGTGGTGGTTGTTCAGTTTTCCATAAGACAAATCGTGAGACTATGGTTGAAATTGGTGATTCTGTTCGTGGTAAAGATATATACATCATTCAAACTGGAACTAa ggATGCGAATAATAACATCATGGAATTGCTTATTATGGCTTATGCTTGTAAGACTTCATCGGCTCGTTCTGTTGTTGGTGTAATTCCATATTTGCCATATTCAAAGCAATGTAAAATGAGGAAACGTGGTTGTATTGTTACTAAATTGTTGGCCAAG atgatGTGCAAATCTGGTCTCACACACATAATCACAATGGACTTGCATCAAAAGGAAATTCAGGGTTTCTTTGATATTCCCGTGGATAATCTAAGAGCTTCACCATTCTTGTTGCAGTATATTCAAGAAAGT ATTCCCGATTACAGAAATTCGGTTATTGTAGCCCGTGACCCTGGCTCAGCTAAAAAAGCAACTTCCTATGCTGAACGTTTGCGTCTAGGAATCGCTGTCATTCATGGTGAACAAAAAGAAGCTGAAAGTGATGAAGTTGATGGCCGATATTCTCCTCCACCAGCCAG TAGTAGCAGACAGAGGACAATCAGCGTTTCAGTTGGAGTACCTGGACATCCACCAAAGGAAAAACCACCAATTAATGTTGTTGGTGATGTTAATGGACGAATTGCTATTATGGTG GATGACCTTATCGATGATGTCCAATCTTTTGTTGCTGCAGCAGAAGTTCTAAAAGAGAATGGAGCATGTAAAATATACGTCCTTGCAACACATGGCTTGCTGAGTTCTGATGCTCCTCGATTGATTGATGAATCGCCCATTGATGAg GTTGTTGTAACAAATACCATACCACATGAGATCCAAAAATTACAATGCCACAAGATCAAAAcaattgacatttcaattttgataGCCGAGGCGATTCGCAGAATTCATAACAAGGAATCGATGTCTTATCTCTTCCGTAATGTAACGCTAGAAGATTAA
- the LOC129954079 gene encoding phosphoribosyl pyrophosphate synthase-associated protein 2 isoform X5 — MLLSRNKLGSVRPPKRYRGEMEASSASEIVIIHGNSHPDLANMVADRMGLKSGGCSVFHKTNRETMVEIGDSVRGKDIYIIQTGTKDANNNIMELLIMAYACKTSSARSVVGVIPYLPYSKQCKMRKRGCIVTKLLAKMMCKSGLTHIITMDLHQKEIQGFFDIPVDNLRASPFLLQYIQESIPDYRNSVIVARDPGSAKKATSYAERLRLGIAVIHGEQKEAESDEVDGRYSPPPASSRQRTISVSVGVPGHPPKEKPPINVVGDVNGRIAIMVDDLIDDVQSFVAAAEVLKENGACKIYVLATHGLLSSDAPRLIDESPIDEVVVTNTIPHEIQKLQCHKIKTIDISILIAEAIRRIHNKESMSYLFRNVTLED, encoded by the exons attaGGAAGTGTCCGTCCACCAAAACGCTATCGAGGCGAAATGGAGGCATCATCAGCATCAGAAATTGTCATTATCCATGGCAATTCACATCCTGATTTGGCAAATATGGTTGCCGATCGAATGGGATTGAAGAGTGGTGGTTGTTCAGTTTTCCATAAGACAAATCGTGAGACTATGGTTGAAATTGGTGATTCTGTTCGTGGTAAAGATATATACATCATTCAAACTGGAACTAa ggATGCGAATAATAACATCATGGAATTGCTTATTATGGCTTATGCTTGTAAGACTTCATCGGCTCGTTCTGTTGTTGGTGTAATTCCATATTTGCCATATTCAAAGCAATGTAAAATGAGGAAACGTGGTTGTATTGTTACTAAATTGTTGGCCAAG atgatGTGCAAATCTGGTCTCACACACATAATCACAATGGACTTGCATCAAAAGGAAATTCAGGGTTTCTTTGATATTCCCGTGGATAATCTAAGAGCTTCACCATTCTTGTTGCAGTATATTCAAGAAAGT ATTCCCGATTACAGAAATTCGGTTATTGTAGCCCGTGACCCTGGCTCAGCTAAAAAAGCAACTTCCTATGCTGAACGTTTGCGTCTAGGAATCGCTGTCATTCATGGTGAACAAAAAGAAGCTGAAAGTGATGAAGTTGATGGCCGATATTCTCCTCCACCAGCCAG TAGCAGACAGAGGACAATCAGCGTTTCAGTTGGAGTACCTGGACATCCACCAAAGGAAAAACCACCAATTAATGTTGTTGGTGATGTTAATGGACGAATTGCTATTATGGTG GATGACCTTATCGATGATGTCCAATCTTTTGTTGCTGCAGCAGAAGTTCTAAAAGAGAATGGAGCATGTAAAATATACGTCCTTGCAACACATGGCTTGCTGAGTTCTGATGCTCCTCGATTGATTGATGAATCGCCCATTGATGAg GTTGTTGTAACAAATACCATACCACATGAGATCCAAAAATTACAATGCCACAAGATCAAAAcaattgacatttcaattttgataGCCGAGGCGATTCGCAGAATTCATAACAAGGAATCGATGTCTTATCTCTTCCGTAATGTAACGCTAGAAGATTAA
- the LOC129954079 gene encoding phosphoribosyl pyrophosphate synthase-associated protein 2 isoform X3: MEASSASEIVIIHGNSHPDLANMVADRMGLKSGGCSVFHKTNRETMVEIGDSVRGKDIYIIQTGTKDANNNIMELLIMAYACKTSSARSVVGVIPYLPYSKQCKMRKRGCIVTKLLAKMMCKSGLTHIITMDLHQKEIQGFFDIPVDNLRASPFLLQYIQESIPDYRNSVIVARDPGSAKKATSYAERLRLGIAVIHGEQKEAESDEVDGRYSPPPASTYSTTIGNSVEMCFPSTPTRSSSRQRTISVSVGVPGHPPKEKPPINVVGDVNGRIAIMVDDLIDDVQSFVAAAEVLKENGACKIYVLATHGLLSSDAPRLIDESPIDEVVVTNTIPHEIQKLQCHKIKTIDISILIAEAIRRIHNKESMSYLFRNVTLED; this comes from the exons ATGGAGGCATCATCAGCATCAGAAATTGTCATTATCCATGGCAATTCACATCCTGATTTGGCAAATATGGTTGCCGATCGAATGGGATTGAAGAGTGGTGGTTGTTCAGTTTTCCATAAGACAAATCGTGAGACTATGGTTGAAATTGGTGATTCTGTTCGTGGTAAAGATATATACATCATTCAAACTGGAACTAa ggATGCGAATAATAACATCATGGAATTGCTTATTATGGCTTATGCTTGTAAGACTTCATCGGCTCGTTCTGTTGTTGGTGTAATTCCATATTTGCCATATTCAAAGCAATGTAAAATGAGGAAACGTGGTTGTATTGTTACTAAATTGTTGGCCAAG atgatGTGCAAATCTGGTCTCACACACATAATCACAATGGACTTGCATCAAAAGGAAATTCAGGGTTTCTTTGATATTCCCGTGGATAATCTAAGAGCTTCACCATTCTTGTTGCAGTATATTCAAGAAAGT ATTCCCGATTACAGAAATTCGGTTATTGTAGCCCGTGACCCTGGCTCAGCTAAAAAAGCAACTTCCTATGCTGAACGTTTGCGTCTAGGAATCGCTGTCATTCATGGTGAACAAAAAGAAGCTGAAAGTGATGAAGTTGATGGCCGATATTCTCCTCCACCAGCCAG TACATATAGCACTACAATAGGGAATTCAGTTGAAATGTGCTTTCCTTCGACCCCTACTCGTAG TAGTAGCAGACAGAGGACAATCAGCGTTTCAGTTGGAGTACCTGGACATCCACCAAAGGAAAAACCACCAATTAATGTTGTTGGTGATGTTAATGGACGAATTGCTATTATGGTG GATGACCTTATCGATGATGTCCAATCTTTTGTTGCTGCAGCAGAAGTTCTAAAAGAGAATGGAGCATGTAAAATATACGTCCTTGCAACACATGGCTTGCTGAGTTCTGATGCTCCTCGATTGATTGATGAATCGCCCATTGATGAg GTTGTTGTAACAAATACCATACCACATGAGATCCAAAAATTACAATGCCACAAGATCAAAAcaattgacatttcaattttgataGCCGAGGCGATTCGCAGAATTCATAACAAGGAATCGATGTCTTATCTCTTCCGTAATGTAACGCTAGAAGATTAA
- the LOC129954079 gene encoding phosphoribosyl pyrophosphate synthase-associated protein 2 isoform X2, which produces MLLSRNKLGSVRPPKRYRGEMEASSASEIVIIHGNSHPDLANMVADRMGLKSGGCSVFHKTNRETMVEIGDSVRGKDIYIIQTGTKDANNNIMELLIMAYACKTSSARSVVGVIPYLPYSKQCKMRKRGCIVTKLLAKMMCKSGLTHIITMDLHQKEIQGFFDIPVDNLRASPFLLQYIQESIPDYRNSVIVARDPGSAKKATSYAERLRLGIAVIHGEQKEAESDEVDGRYSPPPASTYSTTIGNSVEMCFPSTPTRSSRQRTISVSVGVPGHPPKEKPPINVVGDVNGRIAIMVDDLIDDVQSFVAAAEVLKENGACKIYVLATHGLLSSDAPRLIDESPIDEVVVTNTIPHEIQKLQCHKIKTIDISILIAEAIRRIHNKESMSYLFRNVTLED; this is translated from the exons attaGGAAGTGTCCGTCCACCAAAACGCTATCGAGGCGAAATGGAGGCATCATCAGCATCAGAAATTGTCATTATCCATGGCAATTCACATCCTGATTTGGCAAATATGGTTGCCGATCGAATGGGATTGAAGAGTGGTGGTTGTTCAGTTTTCCATAAGACAAATCGTGAGACTATGGTTGAAATTGGTGATTCTGTTCGTGGTAAAGATATATACATCATTCAAACTGGAACTAa ggATGCGAATAATAACATCATGGAATTGCTTATTATGGCTTATGCTTGTAAGACTTCATCGGCTCGTTCTGTTGTTGGTGTAATTCCATATTTGCCATATTCAAAGCAATGTAAAATGAGGAAACGTGGTTGTATTGTTACTAAATTGTTGGCCAAG atgatGTGCAAATCTGGTCTCACACACATAATCACAATGGACTTGCATCAAAAGGAAATTCAGGGTTTCTTTGATATTCCCGTGGATAATCTAAGAGCTTCACCATTCTTGTTGCAGTATATTCAAGAAAGT ATTCCCGATTACAGAAATTCGGTTATTGTAGCCCGTGACCCTGGCTCAGCTAAAAAAGCAACTTCCTATGCTGAACGTTTGCGTCTAGGAATCGCTGTCATTCATGGTGAACAAAAAGAAGCTGAAAGTGATGAAGTTGATGGCCGATATTCTCCTCCACCAGCCAG TACATATAGCACTACAATAGGGAATTCAGTTGAAATGTGCTTTCCTTCGACCCCTACTCGTAG TAGCAGACAGAGGACAATCAGCGTTTCAGTTGGAGTACCTGGACATCCACCAAAGGAAAAACCACCAATTAATGTTGTTGGTGATGTTAATGGACGAATTGCTATTATGGTG GATGACCTTATCGATGATGTCCAATCTTTTGTTGCTGCAGCAGAAGTTCTAAAAGAGAATGGAGCATGTAAAATATACGTCCTTGCAACACATGGCTTGCTGAGTTCTGATGCTCCTCGATTGATTGATGAATCGCCCATTGATGAg GTTGTTGTAACAAATACCATACCACATGAGATCCAAAAATTACAATGCCACAAGATCAAAAcaattgacatttcaattttgataGCCGAGGCGATTCGCAGAATTCATAACAAGGAATCGATGTCTTATCTCTTCCGTAATGTAACGCTAGAAGATTAA